From the genome of Parabacteroides sp. FAFU027:
GTAGTCGCTGAAGGAGTTACCGGTGTAATGTTCCAGGTACGGTTCAATGATTTCGCCGGAAGGATTGTGGCATCCGTTGTAGGCAAGGCTGGTGTATTTCCTTCATTTACGCTGGTGTAAAAGTTGCTGGCCGTAGCAGGATTCAGCGTTACCGGATTGAAGGTAGTAGCAGTACCAATTGGAAATGTAGTAGATGTTGCAGCCGGAGCATTCATCACCAATAAACCTGAACCATTGGTCACGATGTAAGATGAATTTGATGGAGCTGCGATTGAACCTGTTGAACCGATAATCAGATTATTGTTGCCAAGAAAAAGTTTACCACTGGTCAGGGTCAATACGCCGGTAATCGTCGGAGCAGTAGCCAATGTCAAGCCACTGGCATTATTAACAACCAGATTTTTAACGGTAGCAAGACCGGTTCCGGTTGTTTGAGGGGTAGTTCCGTTAAACACGATGGTACAGTTAGTCATATTGGAATAATCCTGAAGGGCACCGTTGGTTACATACAGAGTGTTACCAACAGTTGGAGCCCCAAGTACACCTGCTGCATTATTAATCGTCAGGTTATCGATTGAGTATCCGTTAGGCACGATAGTTTGTTGAGTAGTTCCACCCATTATTACGGCACTTCCGGTAATGCCTCCTGTGGCCAATGTCAATGTTCCTCTGACCGTCATCGGATTAGCAAGACTGATACCACTGGTATTATTCACTGTCAGGTTATAGAATGAAAGTGTAGGAACAGTACCCCCTCCGGTTGTTGCCAAAAAGGTTTGTGCGCCATTGTAGTTAAATGCGACATTGGAACCGTCTTCCGCCACAATTGCCGAAGTCTGGTTAGCCAGTGCAGTGTACATTTTCACAATGTTTGCCAGTTTCAATGTTCCGCCGTTTTTCACATCCACAAGTACAGCCTGTGTATTACCCGCAAAAGAACAGGTATTCAGGTTGAAAGTTGTACTGGTATAAGATGATGCCATATCAAGGGTTCCTGAAATAATGTAGGTGCAGTTACCCTGGTTGGCTGAAGAGCTTGCATAGTTGTTGACCAATTCATCGGCTTGTGTATTTGTGTTTTTTGAACCATGGAAAGCACAGTTTCCGCGGAATGTAACAGTAGCGCCTGCTGCAATCGTAAGTGTGCGGTCATACACACAGGTTCCGTTCTGAAGAGTCAGTGTCGGTTCAATATTGGCAGCACCACCATTATCCCGGTCCAGATACATATCATGGTTGATAACAATATCCAAAGTGCGTGAATTTGCATCAACCGCGGGACGTAATCCTGAAACACCAATAACTCCTGAAGCGGCTCCGTTTACTGTAAAGGTTTTGGCATTACCACTTACCTGAATATCAATACCGTCATTCGCCCATTTAGTTGAGTTACCGAGAGTACCATTTACAGTCAGAACGGCATCATTACCGGCAGCACCATTCCCTAATGTCAAAGCATAACGTGAAGTTGTGGTAGCTGCAATGCTTGAATTCAGCACCGCACCCTCCGCTATGGTTATATTTTGGGCAGATACATTTGCCGACATTTGCATGGTTCCTGAAGCGACATTGATGTCACCTGATGATACAATCGGACTTGTAACAGTATAAACGCCACTGCCGTTTAAGGTAAAAATGCTTACCGAACCTGATACCGGAGAAATCTCATAACCTGAATTGGTTGCTGTAGTTCCTACATAATTTACAGGAATACTACCACTATAAACGGGAGCAGAAATCAACATACCCGCAGTACGGGTAACAGACCCGGTAACAGTTATAATATTTGAACTGTTATTCAAAATACCGGCAGTAAGTGCCAATGCTTTTACCTGAGCAGCATTTGACAGACTCAGTGTTCCGGCACCATTAATTGTCAAAGTTCCGACATTGCCGGATGAAGGACTTAAAATCAATCCGGTAGCCGTAGTCCCGGTACCGGTAAACGTAACCGGCAAGTCTGCACTATAAACCGGAGCAGTCCCACTGATTCCACCGGCGATAACAGTTAAATCTGTGTTCACAATGAGTGTTCCATTATTTGTCACTCCATAAATATCATTGAGGGTCAAATGATTGACAGACATAGTACCCGTGATGGCCTGTGCTACTGTTCCGGAAAGTTTATATGCTCCATTTCCAGACAATGAACCATTTACAGAAATATCGGCTCCAGTGATATTCAGAGTTCCGTTATTGGTAATCGATGCTCCACTAGCAACGTTCAAGCCTTTAATATCATAAGACGAAGAAATAACAGGATAGGTTGCTAAAGATGTAGGGATAACAACATCAAGAGTATTATCTGGCACTCCGTTTGACCAGTTACCACTTTTTGACCAATCGTTGTCAACCGCACCGGTCCAGGTCGTATTGGTTGGAGCCAAACGAACAACCTTACCGGTATTACCTATTACATAAAGATTATTGGTTGTAGGGATAGTTAATCCGGTTGCAGAGACGGTATAAGGGTCAGTCCCCGCTGGAGTATTCACATTTACTGCAGTCCATGCACTGGTGTAGTTACCTAAATCACAGGTAGAAGCGACATCAAATGCAGAAGCTTTATTTGAACCGTTAAACTGGAAAGTAATATCAGAAGTCGAAGCAGAACTTCCGGTTACGGACCATTGCAGATTTACAATCTTAGTAGCATCTTCTACCGCATTATCAATCGTCGTTTTGACTTTGGTTGTGATATTGGGAGTTCCGGTTGTATTGGCAAGGGTTAGCGGTGTATAGCTACCCACACCAATCGGGAATAATGAGGAAGCAGTCGTAACACCATTTCTTGTGAAGCTTCCGCCATTGGTCAGGTCAATATAATTGGAAGAACTGACTCCACTCAATGACGCATTGTTTCCTAATGTGATTGCGCCGGTATTATTGGTTAATTTTCCCCCAAGAGTTAAGATTCCGTTAATTGACAGATTGCTCGCACCTGCCAAAGTCGTAGCCGCACCAAGTGTCAGGTTTTGCCCCATTGTCAAATCATTATTCAGGGTAAGAGTCGTCGCGCTTGTACTTGTGAATGATACATTAGAATTGGAATTCCCCAACAAAGAATAAGGCGATGCGGTTACTGAAAAAGTATTTCCAGTGGGGAATGTTTGATAAGCCGTTCCGGCATAAGTAATTGTTCCACCTGTAGCGACATTTACAGCCAACGTTTGAGTAGAGTAGAATTTTTCAACTTTGATAGTGCTTCCACATTTCAGGACACCATTAGCTCCGAGATTAATAACCTGCTTATTTTTCTGTCCGGTACTATCGGTAGCTGCATTATTCGGACATGCAAAATAGATTGATGCCGCTGAGGCATCCAATGTTCCATTGATATTATAGTTGTTGTTACAATCGGTACTTGTATTCGAAGCGCTGTTGGCAAACCAGCTACCGGATGTCAATGTAACCGTTTTACCACTATTGATGGTAAATGAACGGTTAGAACCACTACTTACACTATTACTTTTAGCCAGATAAACCGCATTTCCGGAATTGGCAGTTAAAGTCATATCCCGGTCAATGATAATATTACATCTGGGAGAGTAATTATCAGCATTGATTTTTTGAAGGATATATGTTCCTGAACCGGTAAAAGTCAGGTTTACATTACCATTATAACTCCCCCCCATAGTAACTAAAGCACCGGCATTGGCAGCCCAGGAAGCAGCCCCTATGTTACCGTTATTGGTTATCGTGATATTACTACCGTCTGCTCCACAGAAGAACCACCGCGAACCTGCCGCAAAATAGAGTTTTCCACCTGATGCTACGGTTATATTAGCTCCGGTCGTAGTACTGTTACCCATAATCCATTTTTGGGCATCGTTGACTGTACCGGTTGACTCTACATACACATTTCCCAGGAACTGAGAATTCTCAGTTCCATAGTCTGTTGATGAATTTCGACAATTCAATGTTCCAAGAATATGCAGGTCTTTGGCTATAAATTTAAAGGAACCTCCGGTGTTATTGCCAGACTGTGGATATACAATTACACCAGCCGGAATCCAGACATTATTCGATGTAGTCGGTATCGCCGATGACATACCAGAATATCCACCGGAACCGTTGGATACACTCCAGTTAGATGCTGTATGCCAACTACCTCCGGATGTACCCGTATAAACCAGGTCTCCGGAAGCCTGCGCAAACAGGTTACTTTGCCATAACGCCAAAACCATTATGGCGGCAATTAAGGGGAAAAGTTTTCTTTTCATGTAATGAAATTAATAGATTAATAATTGGATAGTTCTCTGTTAATTGGTTATTTTGACCTATTAACTCAATTGATTAAAAGAGGAATTTTATCCGGATGAATTTTCCGGCAAGAAAGAGGTAAAATAATGCTTCATGGATTAATCGATTTGATTTTTGGTGAAGCAAATATAGAGACACCAATATGCAATGCCCAAATGCAAATCACCGGATAAAGTCTCATTATGAGAAATGAGACTCTTTTTTACCAAGGGGGCTATATTGCAATCATATAAATCACAATAAAACAACCATCTTCAGAGAAACAACGAATTTCATATACATAAAAACACAATATTTCCTTCACAAAAAAGCGCGATGTCATCCCCTTTTCAGAGAAACATCGCGCTGATAAAAAGATAGGTTGTTCCTTTTTTACTAATTACTTTTTTCAGACTTCAAAAATGCTTTCAGCTCATCCACACTCTTAAAGGTCTTTACCCAACATATAGTATAGCCCTCTTCTGTACTGGTTACATCAGCTACTTTCAAAGATAATCCTGCCGGAATGACAGTTGCTTCTGTTTTGGAGATAAAGCTATTCATCTCTTTTGAGACAAACGGAGTCGTAGACAGGTCATAATAAATCACGTTATCCCCCATTTTCTTGAATTTATTTGAACCGTTTCCGAAAGTCCCCAGGTTGCTAGCCAATTGGAGATTTGCAACTTCAGGAAAAGTACCTTTAAAAGCCAGAATCGGATAGTTTCCGGCGTGCAGTGCTAGTTCTGCATTCCGTTTTATATCTCCACGAAGTTTACCATTTTCCATGGTGGTAAAAATCACCTTCAATGCATTATCAACTATTTCAGAAGAGGCTCCGTTTGTTGCAACAACCCAAAGCTTATTATCCTCCTTGAAGCAATCATCAACCAGCCCGATGTGTGATACCGCTTTTACAGGTAGAGAAAGCTGCTCCTGACCATCCACTGCCGTTACGGCTACCCAATAATAATATTCAACATTCGCTGCACAGCTTCTGTCATTAAAGCTATCGCCTGACACATTATCTTCCAAGACAGTCGCCGCCTTAAAATCCAGGGTTGTTCCACGGTATATTTTCTGAGATTTCGCCAGGATATTTTCCATAGTCCAATCCAGTTGAATACTAGTCTTAGTCTCTTTAGCTTTCAGCACCACTTTTTTCGGCCCGGCGGGATTCAGCTCAATCTGAATATTATTCAGTGTAAAAGCATTCGCAGCTCCATCAAAGTAGATTCTTATGGATTGCACTCCTGCTGAAAGGGGGATCTGTTTAGCAATGGTCACTGTCTTGAAATCAGTTGCTGCTGTCGAACTTTCACCGCCGAAAGGCACATTTACCCAAGTCGTTTTATCTGCTCCATCAAAAGCAACCTTGATTTTACCGTTACTATTGGCTGCCGCATAATTGATTTTTACATCGTAAGCTGAATTGATAGGAATATTGACTGTGTAATTGAGCCATTCACCCGGCTGGATATTTACCACCTGATAGCCACCGGTCGGGCAAGTAGAAATATCAACAGATTCTCCCGTACGATATTTCCCTCCGGTATTGGTCGGCGTTAGGTCATTATATGATTTACCATTGGCTTTAGTTTGAAAAAAGTCGAAATCCTCCGCTTCAATTTTCCCGGGAATAGTAGGCAATGCAAAAACAGGACGACCGTTGACAAATGTACATGGGTCTCCGGCACAATCTTTCGGACGATGGAAGGTCAGGCCCCCCCACCCCGGATGGTCCACGTCGAATCCGCCCTGCTCTACTCCGGTTTCTTTTTGGACTATATCCAAAGTCCGACGAGTCCATTTTACAGAATCATCCTTCATTTGTAAACGCCCCTGATAGTGCCCCAATACCAATTCTTCTATCGGCGTCTGGCCTGATACGACATTAACACCTCTGGTTAAACGATTCAAATCGTTTCCATTGTAGGGGTTGGGGGCTTTGGACAACCAGCGTCCACTGCGGTCTTTTCGTTGGATAAATTCGCCTGATTGCTCGGTAGGCTCCCAGGGTTTAGGCTGGTCCGGAAAAGAGTATTTATATGAAAGGTTGTATCGCAGAGCATATTCCATTCCTTTCAGTGGTCTGTTATTGAGAAAGCTATAGATATCGTCGCCCTGATTCCAGGCCATTTCACATATCGTCAGGATAATGGATACCCCCAAGACAGCATGCCCCTGGTCACGGGAAGTCTCCTGCCCTTGTCCGGTTTCCCATATATAATTTTCAATCGCCTCATTGTAACCATAATCCTCTATCTTTTTGTCCGGTGCAAATGGCGCGGTGATTTTGAATTCATCGTAGTAGGCATTCGACGAGGGCAAAGGAGAGGTAGTCGTTACCGGAGGACCAGCAGGATAAGGTAGATCATCGGGACGATGAGGCAAGCCTTTTAACGCACGCAATGCCCGGTCATACATAATCTCATTATCCAGGAAAATTCCCATGGCCATTACCCCCCGGTATCCGAACAATCCCTGATTACCGTGACGAACGGCGTCACCGTTATACATATACCAATAGAAAGTTACATCACCGTTTTTAATTGCTTGTGTGGGTACTTCTTTACTGGAATAACCCGGATAAACAATCATCGCTTTAAACTTATCAATATCCTCTTTTTTCCATCCGGGATAAGTATTTTTGATGATTTCGACAGCCTCAACAATTTTCCAAATCACACGACCGGCATCAAGACAGTCGGTACCTCCGGTTTTCATCCGCTTCAGGTTTGACCAGGCTTTAAATATCTGGACAGCTTTTTCGGCATGACGTTTATCTCCGGTAATATACCACATCAGAGAGTTGTAGTAGGCCGCGAGTCCGTCAAATTTAAGCTTGTTGTAATCTCCGGTAGTGGTAATCAGTTCTGTTCTGGAACTGTCCCCCATTACTTTATAATTGTAGCTGGCATACTTATTTTCCTGTAACCGGGCATAAGTAGTTTTCCAGGGATCAATACCGGCATTAACCATATCTTTCATCCGTTGCAGGTCGGATAGTTTATGTGAAATACCGGGATGGACAAACGTTCGCTGAGCAACGGCAAACATGGGTAGGACAGAAAGAATTAATAGCAGATTAATCTTCCGTAAACGGGTTAATAATGTAGACGAATTCACTTTACGAATAGGTTATTATGGGTTTGTATTCAGATTCATTCGGCATTCCGATATAAAAAAGGAAGCTTTACAAAAATCATCATTTCAGGGAAATAACACAGGAAATTTCGTGCATTTCTAGTCTCATATTCCAAAGTAAGACTCATTTCGGCATAAGGATATTATTAGATCACTACTTTGAATCTCTGTGAATTATCTCGTGACTGAACGTTCAGGATATATATCCCTTTGGGTAAAGAGAATGAAACTGGATCGGTTGTAACCTGAAATGACCTCACTTGTGTACCGTTGATGGCAAAAACAGTCAGCATATCATTGGGCAAAACGCCATTTATATAAATCCGGTTTTCCTCTGTAAAGACTCGATACGATGAACTTATTCTTACCTCATCCGTCGCAGTAGTTTCTGACAGAATGGAAATAGAATTCAGTTCCAGATTATTTGATACACCCGAAACATATGCACGTAAATCCTGTATTCCGGAAGTCAGACTTGCTGCTCCACTTAAGGTATAATCCGACCAGATACCAGCACCCGTGGAGGGTAATGCGATTTCTGTGGTTTTATCTGTTCCGCCTAAAGCTATTTTCAATCTTGAACCGGATAATGGAGCGGAATAGTTTACTTTAATTGAATATTTCTGAGTAGATGGAACGTAAACGGTATAGGCCAGCCATTCTCCGGCCGCCATATCGCTGACTTTATACCCTCCGGCAGAACAGCTTTTTATTGTAACTGCACTATCAGGGCGATAATCGTTAGCCACCTTCGTTCCTGACAATTCGTAAAAGGTCCGGCTCTGTCCCTGTGCGGAAAAAAAGTCGAAATCTTCGGCTTCCACTTTGCCCGGCAGCATATGAATTCCGTAAACGGGTTGCCTATTAACAAATGTACACGGATCGCCCGGACAATTATCTACCCTGTGAAAAGTTAACCCACCAAATCCGGGATGATCCACCTGAAATCCCTGCTGCTCATAACCAAAGTTTTTTCGGGAAATACTATCACATCTGACCGTCCATTTATATTGTGATTGAGGTAAATTCAATCTTGATTTATAATGCCCTAGTACCATCTCCCAAACAGGGGCATTTCCGGAAGTAACAAAAGTACCTCTGGTTACATTCACAAAGTCGCTTTCGGAATAAGGATTTATAGCCTTTGAATACCATCTGGCACTACGGTCTCGTCGTTGAATAAATTCTCCGGTAGAGACCGTTGGCTCCCAGGATGTAAGCTGATCTGTGAATGAAAAATTGTAAGAGACATTATAATGGTTATAGAATTCAAGACCCAACAATGGTCTATAATTCAAAAAGCTGTAAATATCCTCCCCTTGGTTCCAGGCCATCTCACACATCGTATTAATGATGGATACCCCCAACAAAGCATGACTTTGATCACGGGAAGACTCCTGGCTTTGACCATTTTCCCAGATATAATTCTTTATCACCTCGTTATATCCATAATCTTCTATTGTTGATTGAATATAGGGTGCACTCAGAGTATATGTATCAAAATAGCTATTCGTAGCTGAAGGGGAAGAACTGACAATCGTCGGACCTGACACATAAGGCAAATCATCCGAACGGTGAGCCTGACCTTTAAGATAGCGCAATGCACGGTCGAACATTATCTCATTGTCCATAAAAATACCCATCGCCATGATACCCCTGATTCCAAAAAGGCCTTGGTTGCCATGACGTCCAAAGTCTCCATTAAACATCGCCCAGTAAAACGAATGTTCTGCGTCACCTGAGTGGTCAACTGATGTAGAATAACCGGGATAAACCAACATCGCTTTAAACGCGTCAATATCTGTCTGTTGCCAACCGGTGTAGGTATTTTTGATAATTTCAGCTCCTTCCAGCAACTTCCAGATGACACGACCTGCCCCCAGACTTTCTGTCGCAGAAACGATGCTGCGAATATTCTTCATGGCATTAAATATCTGCACACACTTTTGGGCATGGCGCACATCTCCTGTAATATACCACATCAGAGAGTTGTAGTAAGCGGCCAATGCATCGTATTTAAACTTCTCGTAATTAGATGACAAATTTTCCACTACCCGAACAGAGTCTGTTTTCCACTGTACAGTGTAAGTATATTTGGCATAACTATTAGCCTGTAACTTTGTAAACGATGAAGTCCAGGGCTCTTTGCCGGCCTGTACCATATATTTCATCCGCTCCAAATCTGATAATTTGTGAGAAATACCGGGGTGTACAAAGTTGCGGGAAAATATTAGTTGAATAGAGAAAAGCATCACAAAAATCAGAAGCAATTTTCTGCAGTATATTTTTTGAATCATGGGTGAATTAGGGTCAATAGGATAAGGTCAGAAAAAGAGACCGGAGAAAACAAAACGAATCCTCCGGTTACTCATAGATATATTACAACACACTAAACTTATTATCTCACATAAACTTTTACGGATTTACCTCCTGCATTTACGATATATAGTCCATTAGGAAGTTCAATAGACATTTGGCTAGAAGAAGCAGTTAGAACGATAACTTTACTTCCACTTACTGTATAGACAGTTATTACATCACCAATATTTGCATTGGCAATAATCACTTTCCCATTAGCACTATAAACTAATACACTCTCGTTTTGAATTGATTTTACACCTGTAGTGCCTGATCCTCCTGTCGCAAAAGAGTTGGAAAAAGTGCTGGTTGTTGCCGTGTAAACTCCGTTATTGTAAGTATCAGCAATAACATCATATGAAGTCCCATTCCAA
Proteins encoded in this window:
- a CDS encoding beta strand repeat-containing protein; this translates as MKRKLFPLIAAIMVLALWQSNLFAQASGDLVYTGTSGGSWHTASNWSVSNGSGGYSGMSSAIPTTSNNVWIPAGVIVYPQSGNNTGGSFKFIAKDLHILGTLNCRNSSTDYGTENSQFLGNVYVESTGTVNDAQKWIMGNSTTTGANITVASGGKLYFAAGSRWFFCGADGSNITITNNGNIGAASWAANAGALVTMGGSYNGNVNLTFTGSGTYILQKINADNYSPRCNIIIDRDMTLTANSGNAVYLAKSNSVSSGSNRSFTINSGKTVTLTSGSWFANSASNTSTDCNNNYNINGTLDASAASIYFACPNNAATDSTGQKNKQVINLGANGVLKCGSTIKVEKFYSTQTLAVNVATGGTITYAGTAYQTFPTGNTFSVTASPYSLLGNSNSNVSFTSTSATTLTLNNDLTMGQNLTLGAATTLAGASNLSINGILTLGGKLTNNTGAITLGNNASLSGVSSSNYIDLTNGGSFTRNGVTTASSLFPIGVGSYTPLTLANTTGTPNITTKVKTTIDNAVEDATKIVNLQWSVTGSSASTSDITFQFNGSNKASAFDVASTCDLGNYTSAWTAVNVNTPAGTDPYTVSATGLTIPTTNNLYVIGNTGKVVRLAPTNTTWTGAVDNDWSKSGNWSNGVPDNTLDVVIPTSLATYPVISSSYDIKGLNVASGASITNNGTLNITGADISVNGSLSGNGAYKLSGTVAQAITGTMSVNHLTLNDIYGVTNNGTLIVNTDLTVIAGGISGTAPVYSADLPVTFTGTGTTATGLILSPSSGNVGTLTINGAGTLSLSNAAQVKALALTAGILNNSSNIITVTGSVTRTAGMLISAPVYSGSIPVNYVGTTATNSGYEISPVSGSVSIFTLNGSGVYTVTSPIVSSGDINVASGTMQMSANVSAQNITIAEGAVLNSSIAATTTSRYALTLGNGAAGNDAVLTVNGTLGNSTKWANDGIDIQVSGNAKTFTVNGAASGVIGVSGLRPAVDANSRTLDIVINHDMYLDRDNGGAANIEPTLTLQNGTCVYDRTLTIAAGATVTFRGNCAFHGSKNTNTQADELVNNYASSSANQGNCTYIISGTLDMASSYTSTTFNLNTCSFAGNTQAVLVDVKNGGTLKLANIVKMYTALANQTSAIVAEDGSNVAFNYNGAQTFLATTGGGTVPTLSFYNLTVNNTSGISLANPMTVRGTLTLATGGITGSAVIMGGTTQQTIVPNGYSIDNLTINNAAGVLGAPTVGNTLYVTNGALQDYSNMTNCTIVFNGTTPQTTGTGLATVKNLVVNNASGLTLATAPTITGVLTLTSGKLFLGNNNLIIGSTGSIAAPSNSSYIVTNGSGLLVMNAPAATSTTFPIGTATTFNPVTLNPATASNFYTSVNEGNTPALPTTDATILPAKSLNRTWNITPVTPSATTLTLGYNGSTDANASFDNSGADIALLHNNTSGNWEYVGSGAVTPGIGTTTAKTATLENINSFSPFTIVNPVPGAVYVNGGGGTFSDVFRSKANGNWNGSTTWELYDNTSSTWAATVLSPTSTSTVTISAGDTVTITTQAGVGSLTIEPTAVLKSSVSAYTSTPIVLTIGKASSAIHNNGLFGCAIGSSAGTVGDGISLALASNCASFILNGTGQSGIGNLYTLGGSNNLVAVIDQDVQFRYTTSAAKKTALTLVDPSATAFTGSRTLIVNAGKTVSFLNANSCLHSTTFSSTGSFTEQQGNITYDIQGTLDLKGGNVYITSTTDATSPAQAVKLNIGAAGKLIVGGDFSMCKVQSTQAVFVNIENGGLLDASAAPLSAANFYGPSTNSTSGYGSNYVWVVMGGINSSYSRLCGTGSNTKVFNIAVAPASGDYTSIYGNPVSLSTNSSLFTDVYSTSVAVGNFPANYSYSTNYALNRTWKIEPSKGPNAYPTYMKYGFTGGSVDANSAYSPTYPSYTAWYGTTINAGATDLYMYNNLTSRWAILSFTNNIAPVSGTMGTTWQMNFNPVAGFVAPYYFNLFNMAVPLNCY
- a CDS encoding DUF4979 domain-containing protein; this translates as MFAVAQRTFVHPGISHKLSDLQRMKDMVNAGIDPWKTTYARLQENKYASYNYKVMGDSSRTELITTTGDYNKLKFDGLAAYYNSLMWYITGDKRHAEKAVQIFKAWSNLKRMKTGGTDCLDAGRVIWKIVEAVEIIKNTYPGWKKEDIDKFKAMIVYPGYSSKEVPTQAIKNGDVTFYWYMYNGDAVRHGNQGLFGYRGVMAMGIFLDNEIMYDRALRALKGLPHRPDDLPYPAGPPVTTTSPLPSSNAYYDEFKITAPFAPDKKIEDYGYNEAIENYIWETGQGQETSRDQGHAVLGVSIILTICEMAWNQGDDIYSFLNNRPLKGMEYALRYNLSYKYSFPDQPKPWEPTEQSGEFIQRKDRSGRWLSKAPNPYNGNDLNRLTRGVNVVSGQTPIEELVLGHYQGRLQMKDDSVKWTRRTLDIVQKETGVEQGGFDVDHPGWGGLTFHRPKDCAGDPCTFVNGRPVFALPTIPGKIEAEDFDFFQTKANGKSYNDLTPTNTGGKYRTGESVDISTCPTGGYQVVNIQPGEWLNYTVNIPINSAYDVKINYAAANSNGKIKVAFDGADKTTWVNVPFGGESSTAATDFKTVTIAKQIPLSAGVQSIRIYFDGAANAFTLNNIQIELNPAGPKKVVLKAKETKTSIQLDWTMENILAKSQKIYRGTTLDFKAATVLEDNVSGDSFNDRSCAANVEYYYWVAVTAVDGQEQLSLPVKAVSHIGLVDDCFKEDNKLWVVATNGASSEIVDNALKVIFTTMENGKLRGDIKRNAELALHAGNYPILAFKGTFPEVANLQLASNLGTFGNGSNKFKKMGDNVIYYDLSTTPFVSKEMNSFISKTEATVIPAGLSLKVADVTSTEEGYTICWVKTFKSVDELKAFLKSEKSN
- a CDS encoding carbohydrate-binding protein, whose protein sequence is MKYMVQAGKEPWTSSFTKLQANSYAKYTYTVQWKTDSVRVVENLSSNYEKFKYDALAAYYNSLMWYITGDVRHAQKCVQIFNAMKNIRSIVSATESLGAGRVIWKLLEGAEIIKNTYTGWQQTDIDAFKAMLVYPGYSTSVDHSGDAEHSFYWAMFNGDFGRHGNQGLFGIRGIMAMGIFMDNEIMFDRALRYLKGQAHRSDDLPYVSGPTIVSSSPSATNSYFDTYTLSAPYIQSTIEDYGYNEVIKNYIWENGQSQESSRDQSHALLGVSIINTMCEMAWNQGEDIYSFLNYRPLLGLEFYNHYNVSYNFSFTDQLTSWEPTVSTGEFIQRRDRSARWYSKAINPYSESDFVNVTRGTFVTSGNAPVWEMVLGHYKSRLNLPQSQYKWTVRCDSISRKNFGYEQQGFQVDHPGFGGLTFHRVDNCPGDPCTFVNRQPVYGIHMLPGKVEAEDFDFFSAQGQSRTFYELSGTKVANDYRPDSAVTIKSCSAGGYKVSDMAAGEWLAYTVYVPSTQKYSIKVNYSAPLSGSRLKIALGGTDKTTEIALPSTGAGIWSDYTLSGAASLTSGIQDLRAYVSGVSNNLELNSISILSETTATDEVRISSSYRVFTEENRIYINGVLPNDMLTVFAINGTQVRSFQVTTDPVSFSLPKGIYILNVQSRDNSQRFKVVI